Part of the Streptomyces sp. WMMC500 genome is shown below.
GGGTTACATTCCCGGAGTGAAGACCGGACTGAGGATACGTACAGGAGGCCCCGCCGACGTCCCCGCGGTGCTCGCGCTGCTCGACGACGCGGTGGCGTGGCTGACGGGGCAGGGGCGGACCGGCCAGTGGGGCACGGAGCCGTTCTCGGGCCTGCCGGAGCGGGTGGCGCAGGTGGAGAAGTACGCGGGCACGTACCTGGTGCGGGTCGCGGAGACGGCGGAGGGCCGGGTCGCGGGGGTGTGCGTGCTCGCGGACGAGCCGCAGGAGTACGTACCGGCGGCCGGGGAGCCGGAGTTGTACGTCCGGCTGCTGGTGACGGACCGGGCGCTGCGGGGCGCCGGGGTGGGCGCGGCGCTCGTGGCGGACGCGCGGGCGGAAGCGGTGCGGCGGGGGGTGGGGCTGCTGCGGGTGGACTGCTTCGGGGGCGGGGACGGGGCGCTGGCGGCGCAGTACGAGCGGCTGGGGTTCACGCCGAGCGGCACGTTCACGGTGGAGCGTCCCGGGCGGCCGGTGTGGCCGGGGCGGGTGCTGGAGATCCGGCTGTAAGAGGGCTCCCTCCCCTTGCCGGGCCCCGGGTGGAACAGACATTCGGTGGCGACTTGGGAAACTTGTTCGATGCCGTGTTGAAGAAGTGACCCATGGGTCAGTACCGTGCGTGTGCGTGGATGCAAACGAGCGAATCCGGGCGAGTTTTGCCCGAGTTGAACGCAGAGCCGACCATGTCGCCAAGTACTTCTATTCGCATCTGTTTGCCCGCAATCCGGGTGTCCGCGAGCTGTTCCCCGCGGACATGTCCGAGCAGCGCGACCGTCTCTTCGCCGCACTCACCCTCGTGGTGCAACGCCTGGACGACCCGGACCTGCCGCGCTACCTGACGACGCTGGGACGCGACCACCGCAAGTTCGACGCCCGCCCCGAGCACTACGCGGCGGTCGGCGAGAGCCTCATCGCGGCGCTGCGCTTCGGCCTCCCGAACACCTGGGACGAGGAGACGGAGCAGGCGTGGCTCGGCGCGTACAAGATCCTCTCCGAGGCGATGATCGGCGGCAGCGAAGAGGCGGACAAGCAGCAGGCGCCACGCTGGTGGGACTGCCGGGTCGTGGCCCGCCACCCGGCCGCCCCGGGCGTCACGGTCCTCACCCTCCTCCCGGACCGGACGCTGCCGTACGCGGCGGGGCAGTTCGTGAGCGTCTCGGCGCCGCAGGTGCCGCGGGTGTGGCGTCCGTACTCCATCGGCTGCGCCCCGCGCGCCGACCGTACGATCGACCTGCACGTCAGCCGGGTCGACGGCGGCCTGCTGAGCCCGCTGTTAGTGGACCGGCTGGCCCCGAACGACACCCTCCGCCTGGGCGCCCCGGCGGGCACGGCGGTCCTCCCGAAGCGCGCCGGCCAGCCGGTGACGTTCATCGCGGCCGGCACGGGCTGGGCCCCGATACGGGCGCTGCTGGAGGACATGGTCCGCCGCTGGACCCCGACCACGGCCCGGCTGTTCCTGGTGGCCCGCAGCGCCGCGCACCTCTACGACCCGGAGGCGGTCGAGGCACTGCAGAAGCACCACCCGTGGGTGGACGTCACGGTGATCACACCGGAGCGCACGGAACGCCAGGGCGCGACGGCCCGCCGCCTGGAGGCGGCGCTGTCGGCACACAGGGACTGGCCGAAGCACCGGGTGTACGTGTCGGGCCCGGCGCAGTTCATCTCGGACGTACGGGAGCTGGTGCGGGGGTACGGAACGCCGCCGGAACAGATCGCGCACGACCACGTGCCGCCGCCCGAACGGGCACCGCGGGACCCGGGGCACGCGGGGTGGTTCTTGCACCCGTCGCAGCCGCAATGGATCAACCCGTCGAACCGGTGAGGCCGGGAGGACAGTCCGGAGGCACGCGCGGCTTCGCCACTGCCAAGGGTGAGTTCCCCCTGCCCCCCGCACGCCCGCCCAAGGGTATGCGCCCGCTCTGACAACGCACCGGGGCCACCGACGCTGCGAGCACGCGCGTGGGGAGCGTGTGCCGGGTGCGCGGGTACGGCGCCGGGCGGACGGTGGTTCGTGGTGGTGACAGTGCGGACCTGCGGACCTGCGCGTCCCCGGACGCACGAACCGCTGCCGCGCACGTGCCCGCCGCTGCCGCGCACATGCCCGCACGGCTCCGCACCCCCGCACCGCCGTGCCTCGCCTCGCCACCCCCCGCTTCGCCGGGCTCCCGCACCCCTGCCGCACCCCGCCCCACAACCGCACGCCCCAGACCCGCCGCGCCCCACACCCGCCGCGCCCCACAACCGCACGCCCCACAACCGCACGCCCCACACCCTCCACGCCCCGCACCCGGTCGCGCCCCGCACACCGCCGCCCACGCCCCGCGCAGGCCGCCGCCCCACGCCCCCGCCCACACACACCGACGCCCCCCCATCCCTCCCCGCGCCCGCCCCGCACCGCCCCTCGCGCACCCCACCCCCACGCACCGCCGTGCGTCCGCCCCCCGCCACCCGATCGGGCCGCCCCAGGTGTCCCCGCCTCCCCGCGCCGCGAGTATGACCCCAGCGGGAACTTCTCCACAGGAGGCGCGTGTGACGGGCAGCGACGGCGAAGAAGACAGCGCCGCGGGTGACGAGGTCTATCAGCCCTACGCCTCCGGCGCGCCCGACGACGGGGCTCAGGACGACGAAGGGCTGTTGCCGCCCGAGGACACCCTCGACGGGTTCGTCGACCCCCTCGACGAGGGCTACTCCCCACCCGAGAAGCCGCGCGGCGTCGAGCACGCCGGCGTCACCGCCGCCGAGCAGCGCCGCGGCGAGTCCCTCGACGAGCGCCTCGCCGAGGAGGTCCCCGATCCGCCCGTCCTCCCCGACGACGACGACCTCGGCGACAGCGCCGACACCGACGGCGAGCTGATCGACGACGAGGTCGGCGCCCGCCGCGCCGGGCGCCTCGTGGCCCCGGACGAGGGCGCCCACGAAAACGAGGAGAAGGACATGGTCGCCTCGGACGCCGGTATCAACGGCGCCGCCGCCTCCGCCGAGGAGGCCGCCGTCCACGTCGTCGACGAGGAAGAGGACCGCTCCCCCGACGACCGCTCCCCCGACGACCGCTCCCCCGACGACCTTCCCTGAAACCGAGCACCCCCGGAGCCGAGCACCCCCGGGATCGAGCACCCCGGAGCCGAGACCCGCTTCCCCCCTCGACCTACCGCTCTCAATCCGCCCCGGCCGCCGCCCCTCACCCCACTACCCCACCCCTCACTCCGGGTGGGCCACCACCACCTCCACCCCGTCCGCCTGCAGCGCGTCCAGGTCCGCCGCCGGAATCCCCGAGTCGACGATGACCAGGTCGAAGGCCGTCACCGGGGCGAGTTGGTACAGGCCCCGGCGGCGGAACTTGGTGTGGTCGACCAGGAGGATCTTGCGGGCGCAGGCCTCCATCAGCGCGCGTTTGACCGCCACC
Proteins encoded:
- a CDS encoding DUF5709 domain-containing protein; this translates as MTGSDGEEDSAAGDEVYQPYASGAPDDGAQDDEGLLPPEDTLDGFVDPLDEGYSPPEKPRGVEHAGVTAAEQRRGESLDERLAEEVPDPPVLPDDDDLGDSADTDGELIDDEVGARRAGRLVAPDEGAHENEEKDMVASDAGINGAAASAEEAAVHVVDEEEDRSPDDRSPDDRSPDDLP
- a CDS encoding GNAT family N-acetyltransferase encodes the protein MAWLTGQGRTGQWGTEPFSGLPERVAQVEKYAGTYLVRVAETAEGRVAGVCVLADEPQEYVPAAGEPELYVRLLVTDRALRGAGVGAALVADARAEAVRRGVGLLRVDCFGGGDGALAAQYERLGFTPSGTFTVERPGRPVWPGRVLEIRL
- a CDS encoding globin domain-containing protein; translated protein: MDANERIRASFARVERRADHVAKYFYSHLFARNPGVRELFPADMSEQRDRLFAALTLVVQRLDDPDLPRYLTTLGRDHRKFDARPEHYAAVGESLIAALRFGLPNTWDEETEQAWLGAYKILSEAMIGGSEEADKQQAPRWWDCRVVARHPAAPGVTVLTLLPDRTLPYAAGQFVSVSAPQVPRVWRPYSIGCAPRADRTIDLHVSRVDGGLLSPLLVDRLAPNDTLRLGAPAGTAVLPKRAGQPVTFIAAGTGWAPIRALLEDMVRRWTPTTARLFLVARSAAHLYDPEAVEALQKHHPWVDVTVITPERTERQGATARRLEAALSAHRDWPKHRVYVSGPAQFISDVRELVRGYGTPPEQIAHDHVPPPERAPRDPGHAGWFLHPSQPQWINPSNR